One window of Triticum dicoccoides isolate Atlit2015 ecotype Zavitan chromosome 5A, WEW_v2.0, whole genome shotgun sequence genomic DNA carries:
- the LOC119302421 gene encoding signal recognition particle subunit SRP68-like, with protein MSKLANQPPPPPSDMDIDSAAAVEEKNPVRFSINVLELMREAQMQHGLRHGDYTRYRRYCTARLRRLYKSLKFLHGRGKYTRRNITESTVTDVRFLHVVFYMAERAWSHAMEKKTAGPNAPQRIYMLGRFRKAVKWAALFSQLCSIKGDSRTSLEAEAYASYMKGTLLFEQEKNIEAAMLNFKNTRTVYEELGKYGGIENQLLCRQRIEEVEPMIGFCSRKLGGSALQEHDLLDMEKEGPAYDLFKAKIEAVLSETRSQQAASMTEFNWLGRRFPITSAKTRVSILKAQQLERDLNGAATEPISADKKLAIFDKLFSAYHEARSCIRNDLASAGSAENIRDELNGLDKAVSAVLGLRTIERNQLLVSIAKSKFAKHRDEKNEKITKPEELVRLYDLLIQNTTDLTDLVSSGRDKNEEENAFVHEYELKDLAFRAERCFYLAKSYSSVSKRAEAYALFCYARSLADSALQELANSPHKALIQDLEALSFNCRSNSCIEHATGIMEDESAPERLSKGVSTISLGDNRKKDPKYLLDILGSYESALGEQSAKAPCRISQFPPPFQPVPCNPIVLDMAYNAIEFPNLENRMKKEKKGLLRRFWG; from the exons ATGTCGAAGCTCGccaaccagccgccgccgccgccgtcggataTGGATATTGACTCCGCAGCCGCGGTCGAGGAGAAGAATCCCGTCAGGTTCTCCATCAATG TGCTGGAACTCATGAGGGAGGCGCAGATGCAGCACGGCCTTCGCCACGGCGACTACACGCGGTACAG GAGATACTGTACTGCGCGTCTGAGAAGGCTATACAAGTCTCTGAAGTTTTTGCATGGCCGTGGTAAATATACCCGGAGGAATATAACAGAGTCAACAGTGACTGATGTGAG GTTTCTACATGTGGTATTTTATATGGCTGAGAGAGCATGGAGTCATGCTATGGAGAAGAAAACTGCTGGTCCAAATGCACCGCAGCGCATCTACATGCTGGGTCGATTTAGGAAGGCAGTCAAATGGGCGGCACTTTTTTCACAGTTATGTTCTATAAAAGGAGATTCCAGGACATCTTTGGAAGCTGAG GCATATGCTTCATATATGAAAGGAACTTTGCTTTTTGAGCAAGAGAAGAACATAGAGGCAGCAATGTTGAATTTCAAGAATACCAG GACTGTATATGAGGAGCTTGGGAAGTATGGCGGCATAGAAAATCAACTTTTATGCCGTCAGCGCATTGAGGAAGTGGAGCCTATGATTGGATTCTGTTCACGCAAACTTGGTGGATCTGCTCTGCAAGAACATGATCTCCTAGATATGGAAAAGGAGGGGCCTGCTTATGACCTTTTTAAAGCTAAGATTGAG GCTGTATTATCTGAGACAAGGTCACAGCAGGCGGCTTCTATGACTGAGTTTAACTGGCTTGGTCGCAGATTTCCAATTACCAGTGCAAAGACCCGTGTCTCCATATTAAAAG CTCAGCAGCTGGAGAGGGATTTAAATGGCGCAGCCACAGAACCAATTTCAGCAGACAAAAAACTTGCTATATTTGATAAACTATTCTCTGCATACCACGAAGCTCGAAGCTGCATCCGCAATGATTTG gcttctgctggcagtgctgagaATATAAGAGACGAATTGAATGGTCTTGACAAGGCTGTCAGTGCAGTTTTAGGATTGAGGACCATAGAACGTAACCAGTTACTTGTTAGTATTGCTAAAAGTAAGTTTGCAAAGCATCGGGATGAGAAGAATGAGAAAATTACAAAGCCGGAAGAACTTGTTCGGCTGTATGATCTGCTAATTCAG AATACAACAGACCTAACTGATTTAGTTAGCTCAGGAAGGGATAAAAACGAAGAAGAGAACGCTTTTGTTCATGAGTATGAACTGAAAGATTTGGCTTTCCGAGCCGAGAG ATGTTTCTATTTGGCAAAGTCATATAGTTCAGTCAGTAAAAGGGCCGAAGCCTATGCATTATTCTGTTATGCACGTTCCCTTGCTGATTCTGCACTGCAAGAACTGGCTAACAGTCCTCACAAG GCCTTAATCCAAGATCTCGAGGCTCTATCTTTCAATTGTAGATCCAATAGTTGCATTGAACATGCAACAGGTATTATGGAGGATGAGAGTGCTCCTGAAAGACTTTCTAAAGGAGTCTCAACTATATCACTTGGCGACAATAGAAAAAAG GATCCTAAATACCTCCTTGATATCCTAGGGAGCTATGAATCAGCACTTGGTGAGCAAAGCGCCAAAGCGCCATGTCGCATTTCACAGTTCCCACCACCGTTCCAACCAGTTCCCTGCAACCCAATTGTTCTTGACATGGCATACAACGCAATCGAGTTCCCGAACCTTGAGAACAGgatgaagaaggaaaagaagggTCTCCTCCGCAGATTCTGGGGGTGA